One genomic region from Skermania piniformis encodes:
- a CDS encoding polyprenyl synthetase family protein produces MRTDTVLPITRSAFPAAVDATLADYFVARRSAVTEIGADFAEAVAELEWFALRGGKRTRPAFAWTGWLGAGGAASGPAAAAVLRACTALELIQACALVHDDIIDGSRNRRGFPTVHVTFAAQHADRGWSGGAARFGVNTAILLGDLALAWADDMLHGAGLDSAALTRVQPVWSAMRTEVLAGQLMDVFGEAGTDESVRTAMRINRYKTAAYTVERPLHLGAAIAGAPADLIADYRAFGTDIGIAFQLRDDLLGVFGDPAVTGKPSGDDLREGKRTVLLAVALQRADATDPAAAQLLRRSIGTDLDDAAVERLRTLITELGAADDVESRIAELTERGLTTLHRSSATPAAQAELTAMAEAATRRSA; encoded by the coding sequence GTGCGCACCGACACCGTGCTGCCGATCACCCGGTCGGCATTCCCAGCGGCGGTGGATGCCACGCTGGCCGACTACTTCGTCGCGCGCCGGTCGGCGGTGACCGAGATCGGCGCCGACTTCGCCGAAGCCGTGGCCGAGCTGGAGTGGTTCGCCTTGCGCGGCGGCAAACGGACCCGGCCCGCGTTCGCCTGGACCGGCTGGCTCGGCGCGGGCGGGGCCGCGAGCGGACCGGCCGCGGCCGCGGTCCTGCGCGCGTGCACCGCGCTCGAACTCATCCAAGCGTGCGCGCTCGTGCACGACGACATCATCGACGGGTCCCGCAACCGCCGCGGCTTTCCCACCGTGCACGTCACCTTCGCCGCACAACATGCCGATCGTGGCTGGTCCGGCGGTGCCGCCCGGTTCGGCGTCAACACCGCGATCCTGCTCGGCGACCTGGCCCTGGCCTGGGCCGACGACATGCTGCACGGGGCCGGCCTGGATTCGGCCGCCCTGACGCGGGTGCAGCCGGTGTGGTCGGCGATGCGCACCGAGGTGCTCGCCGGACAGCTGATGGACGTGTTCGGCGAGGCCGGTACCGACGAATCGGTGCGCACCGCGATGCGGATCAACCGGTACAAGACCGCCGCCTACACCGTCGAGCGGCCGCTGCACCTGGGCGCCGCGATCGCCGGCGCGCCGGCCGACCTGATCGCCGACTACCGCGCGTTCGGCACCGACATCGGGATCGCCTTCCAGCTGCGCGACGACCTGCTGGGGGTGTTCGGAGACCCGGCGGTGACCGGGAAACCGTCCGGCGACGACCTGCGCGAGGGCAAACGGACGGTGCTGCTCGCCGTTGCCCTGCAACGGGCCGATGCGACCGATCCGGCCGCCGCCCAGCTGCTCCGGCGCAGCATCGGCACCGATCTGGACGACGCCGCCGTCGAACGCCTCCGCACGCTGATCACCGAACTGGGCGCGGCCGACGACGTCGAGTCCCGGATCGCCGAGTTGACCGAGCGCGGCCTGACCACGCTGCACCGCAGCTCGGCGACGCCGGCGGCACAGGCCGAACTGACCGCGATGGCCGAGGCCGCTACCCGGCGCAGCGCATGA
- a CDS encoding methylenetetrahydrofolate reductase, with product MGSPVPTVVERLHACSGALPPFSVEFSPPRDGAAESRLWRAVRVFEGMRPAFVSMTYGAGGSTRDRTVRVTGELAEQTTLLPVAHLTAVGHHIGELRSMVGAYADRGIRNILVLRGDPPGDPTGEWRRHPGGVEYADELVRLVCELGDFHVGVASFPEGHPRSPDLETDTKYLVGKLRAGAEYSITQVFFDVEHYLRLRDRVAAADPVEAMKPIIPELMPITSLRSVRAMLRLSGSALPSDLERRLTAAAGDGPEENRAAVREVGIEVATVMAQRLIDEGVPGLHFITLNFAKATGEVLANLGYGARGGGVGVASA from the coding sequence GTGGGTTCGCCGGTTCCGACGGTGGTCGAGCGGCTGCATGCGTGTTCCGGGGCGCTGCCACCGTTTTCGGTGGAGTTCTCGCCCCCGCGAGACGGGGCCGCCGAGTCGCGGCTGTGGCGGGCGGTGCGGGTGTTCGAGGGCATGCGCCCGGCCTTCGTCTCGATGACCTACGGTGCGGGCGGTTCCACCCGGGATCGGACGGTGCGGGTCACCGGCGAGTTGGCCGAGCAGACCACGCTCCTGCCGGTCGCGCACCTGACCGCGGTCGGTCATCACATCGGCGAGTTGCGGTCGATGGTCGGCGCCTACGCCGACCGCGGCATTCGCAACATTCTGGTGTTGCGCGGTGACCCGCCCGGTGACCCGACCGGTGAGTGGCGGCGCCACCCGGGCGGGGTGGAGTACGCCGACGAACTGGTCCGATTGGTGTGCGAGCTCGGCGACTTCCATGTCGGGGTGGCCTCGTTCCCCGAGGGGCACCCGCGCTCGCCGGACCTCGAAACCGACACGAAGTACCTGGTGGGAAAGCTGCGCGCCGGCGCGGAGTACTCGATCACGCAAGTGTTCTTCGATGTCGAGCACTATCTGCGGTTACGTGACCGGGTCGCGGCGGCCGATCCGGTCGAGGCGATGAAGCCGATCATCCCGGAGCTGATGCCGATCACCTCGCTGCGCTCGGTGCGCGCGATGCTGCGGCTGTCCGGCTCGGCGTTGCCCTCCGATCTGGAACGCAGGTTGACGGCCGCGGCCGGCGACGGTCCGGAGGAGAACCGAGCCGCGGTACGCGAGGTGGGGATCGAGGTGGCAACGGTGATGGCGCAGCGGCTGATCGACGAGGGGGTGCCGGGTCTGCACTTCATCACGCTGAACTTCGCCAAGGCAACCGGTGAGGTGCTGGCCAATCTGGGCTACGGGGCGCGGGGCGGTGGGGTAGGGGTCGCGTCGGCCTAG
- a CDS encoding glycosyltransferase → MAATAALTARVAPAGTLLALSGLAIAALNLITMPRLRPGAAVLEPVLVCIPARDEAHRLPDLLADLQRQRGVPRLRVLVLDDASADGTGELARRTTARDDRFEVLTGSGEPPPGWTGKAAACARLAEHARPTEVLVFLDADVRLTDQAIAAAVARLRRRGTGLVAPWPRQDARTPAERLVQPLLAWSWSVSLPIRPANRSRRRSTAVACGQFLVFDPTAYRRVGGHAAVAGSVTEDLDLARALRDAGVSTELVAANGLASCRMYRDAAELTRGYSRWLWSAYPGPAHAAVTALLTLTYLVPPLAALTGAGPTRRWGVAGYTAAVGSRLLARRLEGAGWDPAAALHPVSVLAYLLLGARSRRAARTGRLTWRGRPLPARRRTAARASRGSR, encoded by the coding sequence GTGGCAGCAACAGCCGCGCTGACCGCCCGGGTGGCGCCGGCCGGCACCCTGCTCGCGCTGTCCGGGTTGGCGATCGCCGCGCTCAACCTGATCACCATGCCGCGGTTACGACCCGGCGCGGCCGTGCTCGAGCCGGTACTGGTCTGCATTCCCGCACGGGACGAGGCGCACCGCCTGCCTGATCTGCTGGCCGACCTGCAACGGCAACGGGGGGTGCCGCGGTTGCGGGTGCTGGTGCTCGACGACGCCTCCGCCGACGGCACCGGCGAGCTGGCCCGCCGGACCACCGCCCGCGACGATCGATTCGAGGTGCTCACGGGTTCCGGCGAGCCGCCGCCGGGCTGGACGGGCAAGGCCGCGGCGTGTGCCCGGTTGGCCGAGCACGCACGGCCGACCGAGGTGCTGGTTTTCCTCGACGCCGACGTGCGCCTGACCGACCAGGCGATCGCGGCCGCGGTGGCGCGGTTGCGCCGGCGGGGTACCGGGCTGGTGGCACCGTGGCCGCGGCAGGACGCCCGGACGCCGGCCGAACGGCTGGTACAGCCGCTGCTGGCCTGGTCGTGGAGTGTCAGCCTGCCGATCCGGCCGGCGAATCGGTCCCGGCGCCGGTCCACCGCGGTGGCCTGCGGCCAGTTCCTGGTGTTCGATCCGACCGCGTACCGGCGGGTCGGTGGGCATGCCGCGGTGGCCGGATCGGTCACCGAAGATCTGGATCTGGCGCGGGCGCTGCGCGACGCCGGGGTATCCACCGAGCTGGTCGCGGCGAACGGTCTGGCGTCCTGCCGGATGTATCGCGACGCGGCGGAATTGACGCGCGGCTATTCCCGGTGGTTGTGGTCGGCCTACCCCGGCCCCGCCCACGCCGCGGTAACCGCCCTGCTCACCCTCACGTATCTGGTCCCGCCGCTCGCCGCACTGACCGGGGCCGGCCCGACCCGACGCTGGGGCGTCGCCGGTTACACCGCTGCGGTCGGTTCCCGGCTGCTCGCGCGGCGGCTGGAAGGTGCCGGCTGGGACCCGGCTGCGGCGCTGCATCCGGTGTCGGTGCTGGCCTATCTGCTGCTCGGAGCCCGATCCCGGCGGGCGGCCCGGACCGGCCGACTCACCTGGCGGGGCCGACCACTTCCGGCCCGGCGACGAACAGCAGCGAGAGCTTCTCGTGGCTCTCGCTAG
- a CDS encoding LppM family (lipo)protein produces the protein MLAPLLAGCLRVQVSMGISADDKVSGQIVGATPPRDENDKGPQMEVPDSLGGKVRVQEYNQDGYVGSQAFFSGLSFGDVPSLGQLFDQSQGLFQIQLTRTGDLVSLTGRVDLKKVPTEGSDVQFTMAFPARVATTNGIRDGDSIVSWKLPAGDVTNIRAEVRYADPNTRDFAGWAGIVVGATIGVTGIVAALAYRTRPRQPIVGAGDGSSDRWQQQPR, from the coding sequence ATGCTTGCCCCGTTGCTCGCCGGCTGCTTGCGGGTCCAGGTGTCGATGGGGATCTCCGCCGACGACAAGGTCTCCGGGCAGATCGTCGGCGCCACCCCACCACGCGACGAGAACGACAAGGGCCCGCAGATGGAGGTGCCCGATTCGCTGGGCGGCAAGGTCCGGGTACAGGAATACAACCAGGACGGCTATGTCGGCAGCCAGGCATTCTTCAGCGGACTGTCGTTCGGCGACGTCCCGTCGCTGGGCCAGCTGTTCGATCAGTCGCAGGGCCTGTTCCAGATCCAGCTGACCCGGACCGGCGATCTGGTCTCGCTGACCGGTCGGGTGGATCTGAAAAAGGTGCCCACCGAGGGCAGCGACGTCCAGTTCACGATGGCCTTCCCGGCCCGGGTGGCAACCACGAACGGTATCCGGGACGGCGATTCGATCGTCTCCTGGAAGCTGCCGGCGGGCGACGTGACCAACATCCGCGCCGAGGTGCGGTACGCCGATCCGAACACCCGTGACTTCGCCGGTTGGGCCGGGATCGTCGTCGGCGCGACGATCGGCGTGACCGGGATCGTCGCGGCTCTCGCCTACCGCACCCGCCCGCGCCAGCCGATCGTCGGTGCCGGTGACGGCAGCTCGGACCGGTGGCAGCAACAGCCGCGCTGA
- a CDS encoding carotenoid biosynthesis protein, translating to MTLLLALGCVAAQIGYPLSHGGTRDWLTVAVVGFGAAAALSHAAATRGVRFAAAFGATTAGIGLVAEAVGTETGFPFGCYDYAVGRLGPDLAGVPLVIPLAWTAGSYPVFVVATLVWRRRATRIAAIATAMTGWDLYLDPQMVADGQWSWCAAGPTLPGLGPLAIPYSNYLGWLIVTAVMATVILALADRARPATGSPAVPVGLFCWTWLGSAVAHGLLLGNPNLHWSALYGLVGMGTLGVPLLLAWSRRRSIRRTDMAR from the coding sequence GTGACCCTGCTGCTCGCCCTCGGGTGTGTCGCCGCGCAGATCGGCTACCCGCTGTCGCACGGCGGGACCCGGGATTGGCTGACCGTCGCGGTGGTCGGCTTCGGTGCCGCTGCCGCGCTGAGCCATGCGGCCGCGACCCGCGGCGTCCGGTTCGCCGCCGCATTCGGTGCAACTACTGCGGGGATCGGGTTGGTCGCCGAAGCGGTCGGCACCGAGACCGGATTCCCGTTCGGTTGCTACGACTACGCCGTCGGCCGGCTCGGCCCGGATCTCGCCGGCGTCCCACTGGTGATCCCGCTGGCCTGGACGGCCGGCAGCTACCCGGTGTTCGTCGTCGCCACACTGGTCTGGCGACGCAGAGCGACCCGCATTGCCGCGATCGCCACGGCGATGACCGGTTGGGACCTCTACCTCGACCCGCAGATGGTCGCCGACGGGCAATGGAGCTGGTGCGCCGCCGGACCGACCCTGCCCGGGCTGGGCCCGCTGGCAATCCCGTACTCCAACTACCTGGGCTGGCTGATCGTCACAGCGGTGATGGCGACCGTGATACTCGCCCTCGCCGACCGGGCTCGGCCGGCGACCGGCAGTCCGGCGGTTCCGGTCGGGTTGTTCTGCTGGACCTGGCTCGGCTCTGCGGTGGCACACGGTCTGCTGCTCGGCAACCCGAACCTGCACTGGTCGGCGCTCTATGGTCTGGTCGGCATGGGCACACTCGGAGTGCCGCTGCTGCTGGCCTGGTCGCGCCGCCGGTCGATCCGTCGAACCGACATGGCACGATAA
- a CDS encoding ATP-binding protein has product MPSDPSSQFHLDRLQVVNWGVFDGYHSIRFSPGGSLITGASGSGKSSLLDAISLGFLQNNQRNFNASSDTTAAGSRSGKRTVDKYVRGAWGERRDGAGRAVMYLRGVGPTWSAVAVTYRSTTDSVTGLVLKWFASGAMTDPESRFLLADGEHDIRDLCNDWAAGGYEHAVLTRAGFVGGRHEHKYLSSLYARIGIRGSDAAQQLLGKAKSLKSVGGLEQFVREYMLDEPQSLAQIAETLKQIDPLVAARTLLDVARRKRTALGDIAELQVRYAVESADLGIADTIDDAMVTAYVDRLRLARCAAEIADHDAEIDELGGRREEVAGRQQTLAAEHGELILRMNSVTADLAPLQARLATAETHLAAVAARRAGYDRAVAALDLPVPDNAAEFESTRAGIVEEAGRLRRHAEGRHEAITTASATAGRARERCDAVAADLHRVRTHRSPLPEAEQQMRAAIAAAIGIDPAQLRYVAELVELAPEQERWRVAVEKILRPAGLRLLVPDQHYRAALRHVDGQDMRGRIQLYRVEPGRRPRPAAPETLAATLRATDPTHDSAAEALDIVAAVADHVCVDHPDQFARHPRAVTDQGLRKDSARLAIKDDRAPLRRSAYIFTGDLDAKLTSLQDDLDEARAAAEAAERTADELWRSHSQDLDRAARYTRVADQFTRWDELDLDAAEDDRSRLADRLDDLLAANPDVDVLREQAQALWDQITDVLGRSGVLDARIGALDARRTRLLDLPETLTATSVPDTAIRLLDRHRAEVPVELDLLAPRPFRDGLLGAVRRERDQLRENRRRSKAQLSQILAGYDEQFPDAIPNDSDNLDERVHDYVELARRIDERELPEAHDRMLRLITEQAPEAIMRLHLHADQEAHRISDQVTRVNTGLSAVEFNRGTRLRLRADERRLAAVDEFRTIATRIFERAPAVTAGDDSAIFDQYADILRLRETIAGPTPEAKAWTRDALDVRNRFVFYCEESAADTGEVIKTYSNAGDNSGGEQEKLMAFCLAGALSFNLADPDRDDNRPVFAQLMLDEAFSKSDPTFARQSLTAFGKFGFQLIIVATVQNTTTIQPYVDSVVMVSKTAADTPGARPVASATTRTITEFAELRRSFAGAGPRQL; this is encoded by the coding sequence ATGCCGAGTGACCCGAGCAGCCAGTTCCACCTCGATCGCCTCCAGGTCGTCAACTGGGGGGTTTTCGACGGCTATCACTCGATCCGGTTCAGCCCCGGCGGGTCGCTGATCACCGGCGCTTCGGGCAGCGGCAAGTCGTCTCTGCTGGATGCGATCTCGCTCGGCTTCCTGCAGAACAATCAGCGCAACTTCAATGCCTCCAGCGATACCACCGCGGCCGGTTCACGCAGCGGCAAACGCACCGTCGACAAGTATGTCCGGGGTGCGTGGGGCGAGCGGCGGGACGGCGCCGGCCGGGCCGTGATGTACCTGCGCGGGGTCGGCCCGACCTGGTCGGCGGTCGCCGTCACCTACCGCAGTACCACCGACTCGGTGACCGGCCTGGTGCTGAAATGGTTCGCCTCCGGCGCGATGACCGATCCGGAAAGCCGGTTTCTGCTCGCCGACGGCGAACACGATATTCGCGACCTGTGCAACGACTGGGCGGCCGGCGGCTACGAGCACGCCGTGCTGACCCGGGCCGGATTCGTCGGCGGTCGGCACGAACACAAATACCTGTCCAGCCTGTACGCCCGGATCGGCATCCGCGGTTCCGATGCGGCACAGCAACTGCTCGGCAAGGCCAAGTCGCTCAAGAGCGTCGGCGGCCTGGAGCAATTCGTCCGGGAGTACATGCTCGACGAACCGCAGAGTCTGGCCCAGATCGCCGAGACGCTCAAGCAGATCGATCCGTTGGTGGCGGCACGCACCCTGCTCGACGTCGCGCGGCGGAAACGGACTGCTCTCGGCGACATCGCCGAGCTGCAGGTCCGTTACGCCGTGGAATCGGCCGACCTGGGCATCGCCGACACCATCGACGATGCGATGGTCACCGCCTACGTCGACCGGTTGCGGCTGGCTCGCTGCGCCGCGGAGATCGCCGACCACGACGCCGAGATCGACGAGCTCGGCGGCCGGCGCGAGGAGGTAGCCGGCCGGCAGCAGACACTCGCCGCCGAGCACGGCGAACTGATCCTGCGGATGAACAGCGTCACCGCCGACCTGGCTCCGCTACAGGCGCGGCTCGCGACCGCCGAGACCCACCTCGCCGCGGTGGCCGCCCGCCGCGCGGGCTACGACCGTGCGGTCGCGGCGCTCGACCTGCCGGTGCCCGACAACGCGGCCGAGTTCGAGTCGACCCGGGCCGGCATCGTCGAGGAGGCGGGCCGGCTCCGCCGACACGCCGAGGGCCGGCACGAGGCCATCACCACAGCGTCCGCCACCGCCGGCCGAGCGCGCGAACGCTGCGACGCGGTCGCGGCCGACCTGCACCGGGTACGCACCCATCGCAGTCCGCTGCCCGAGGCCGAGCAGCAGATGCGCGCAGCGATCGCCGCCGCGATCGGGATCGACCCGGCCCAGCTGCGTTACGTCGCCGAACTCGTCGAGCTGGCGCCCGAGCAGGAGCGCTGGCGGGTCGCCGTCGAGAAGATCCTGCGGCCGGCCGGGCTCCGCCTGCTGGTGCCGGACCAGCACTATCGCGCGGCGCTGCGCCACGTCGACGGCCAGGACATGCGCGGGCGGATCCAGCTGTATCGGGTCGAACCGGGTCGCCGCCCCCGCCCGGCCGCACCGGAGACCCTGGCTGCCACGTTGCGCGCCACCGACCCGACGCACGACAGCGCCGCCGAGGCGCTCGACATCGTGGCCGCGGTCGCCGATCACGTCTGCGTGGACCATCCGGACCAGTTCGCCCGGCACCCGCGCGCCGTCACCGATCAGGGGTTGCGCAAGGACAGCGCTCGGCTGGCGATCAAGGACGACCGGGCACCGCTGCGGCGATCGGCCTACATCTTCACCGGCGACCTCGACGCCAAGCTCACCTCGCTGCAGGACGACCTCGACGAGGCACGGGCCGCCGCCGAAGCGGCCGAACGCACCGCCGACGAGCTCTGGCGCAGCCATAGCCAAGACCTCGACCGCGCGGCCCGCTACACCCGGGTGGCCGACCAGTTCACCCGCTGGGACGAACTCGACCTCGACGCTGCCGAGGACGACCGGAGTCGGCTGGCCGATCGACTCGACGACCTGCTCGCCGCCAACCCCGACGTCGACGTGCTGCGGGAGCAGGCGCAGGCGTTGTGGGATCAGATCACCGACGTCCTCGGTCGTTCCGGGGTGTTGGATGCCCGGATCGGCGCGCTCGACGCGCGCCGCACCCGTCTGCTGGATCTGCCGGAGACATTGACCGCCACCTCGGTTCCGGACACCGCGATCCGGCTGCTCGACCGGCATCGGGCAGAAGTCCCGGTCGAGCTGGACCTGCTGGCACCGAGACCGTTCCGCGACGGACTGCTCGGTGCGGTACGCCGCGAACGGGATCAGCTGCGGGAGAACCGGCGCCGGTCGAAAGCGCAGCTGAGCCAGATTCTGGCCGGCTACGACGAGCAGTTCCCCGACGCGATCCCGAACGACAGCGACAACCTGGACGAGCGGGTACACGACTACGTCGAGCTGGCCCGGCGGATCGACGAGCGCGAGCTGCCGGAGGCACACGACCGGATGCTGCGGCTGATCACCGAGCAGGCGCCGGAGGCGATCATGCGGTTGCACCTGCACGCCGATCAGGAGGCGCACCGGATCAGCGACCAGGTCACCCGGGTGAACACCGGGCTGAGCGCCGTCGAATTCAACCGGGGCACCCGGCTGCGGCTGCGGGCCGACGAACGCCGGCTGGCCGCCGTCGACGAGTTCCGGACGATCGCAACCCGGATCTTCGAGCGAGCCCCTGCGGTGACCGCCGGCGACGACAGCGCGATCTTCGACCAGTACGCCGACATCCTGCGGCTGCGCGAGACCATCGCCGGTCCGACCCCGGAGGCCAAAGCCTGGACCCGGGACGCACTCGATGTGCGCAACCGATTCGTCTTCTACTGCGAGGAGTCCGCGGCCGACACCGGCGAGGTGATCAAGACCTACAGCAACGCCGGCGACAACTCCGGCGGCGAGCAGGAGAAGCTGATGGCGTTCTGTCTGGCCGGCGCGCTGAGCTTCAACCTCGCCGACCCGGACCGCGACGACAACCGGCCGGTCTTCGCGCAGCTGATGCTGGACGAGGCATTCTCCAAGTCCGACCCGACGTTTGCCCGACAGTCGCTGACCGCGTTCGGCAAGTTCGGTTTCCAACTGATCATCGTGGCGACCGTGCAGAACACGACCACGATCCAGCCGTACGTGGACAGCGTCGTCATGGTGTCCAAGACCGCTGCCGACACCCCCGGTGCGCGGCCGGTCGCGTCCGCGACCACCCGGACGATCACCGAGTTCGCCGAGCTCCGCCGATCCTTCGCCGGGGCCGGACCACGGCAGCTGTGA
- a CDS encoding DUF4194 domain-containing protein codes for MSRPDAGGTGVDFEALPVVGGAGGPELGRQSGPRFDGDVSELPDRACWALQNLLTNRYLTKTDQPQLWSWVQDHRTQLAVRLSELDLRLRIVDELDVVFVEQADYDSPWGRKLLRREPLNTYDSILALHLAKLMRAARDEHVVISREDIHELFAGVHNDTDRDRSAFDRRIDEAIEKLERIKLLGRSGDDETSYIISPVITAVMTASIVTDLQHQFERLQRAAGTRNDSGDRTEGNASAEGEHDIDAE; via the coding sequence ATGAGCCGGCCGGACGCCGGCGGGACCGGAGTCGATTTCGAGGCGTTGCCGGTGGTCGGTGGTGCCGGCGGTCCGGAGCTGGGCCGTCAGTCCGGGCCCCGGTTCGACGGCGACGTCAGCGAGCTGCCCGACCGCGCCTGTTGGGCCCTGCAGAACCTGCTGACCAACCGCTACCTGACCAAGACCGACCAGCCCCAGCTGTGGTCCTGGGTGCAGGATCACCGCACCCAACTTGCCGTGCGGCTGTCCGAGCTCGATCTGCGGTTACGGATCGTCGACGAGCTCGATGTCGTCTTCGTCGAACAGGCCGACTACGACTCGCCGTGGGGCCGCAAGCTGCTCCGGCGGGAACCGCTGAACACCTACGACTCGATCCTCGCGCTGCACCTGGCGAAGCTGATGCGCGCCGCGCGCGACGAGCACGTCGTGATCAGCCGGGAGGACATCCACGAGCTGTTCGCCGGGGTGCACAACGACACCGACCGAGACCGGTCCGCGTTCGATCGGCGGATCGACGAGGCGATCGAGAAGCTGGAACGGATCAAGCTGCTCGGCCGCAGCGGCGACGACGAGACCAGCTACATCATCAGCCCGGTGATCACCGCGGTGATGACCGCCTCGATCGTGACCGACCTGCAGCACCAGTTCGAGCGGTTGCAACGCGCAGCCGGTACCCGGAACGACAGTGGCGACCGAACCGAAGGAAACGCGAGCGCGGAAGGCGAGCACGACATCGATGCCGAGTGA
- a CDS encoding DUF3375 domain-containing protein has product MPRTDDRTTADRRTEDRGIDALTRRYQANRRVQESRAVRLLATTNLATYLTLMERHLDDGQIAETDLAARLDRDLRRLGTTSTELSGLQLIKLWASQGWLHRVSEQIGGRSRNVCSLTPDARTALDLARRMRREDTVATGGSIAGIAAGLKRVAVQVGADPQQIREELTEQIEILTAQLAELDSGRRPEPNLIDVEDDARTLAMQMEQVITDIGRYSDMLNRVTSRLLDEHGDTDSGYRDRQRRLFDDYDQLFASRERNSYTAFTRMIHDPRQRTRMTGDIATITAALTELDPELRQVMLGFFRRVAQQIDEVGRTDQRCAQRIKRFVAAGTLEHNRGVARQINDALAAAGELLNVSLADSRLDWSVPLARPAITSIGAVTFRIRDAAPPLPAESETTEVDLAGFAAMGTQVDVTALAGLVDAALATGPLSLPDAVGLLDTAYFADLIVLWSWAAAQSEPGRSVPSVPVRFTSTDGVDRRIDLPALSFTRPVADRGEAET; this is encoded by the coding sequence TTGCCACGCACCGACGACCGAACCACCGCAGATCGCCGCACCGAGGATCGCGGTATCGACGCGCTGACCCGCCGGTACCAGGCGAATCGCCGGGTGCAGGAATCGCGGGCGGTGCGGCTGCTGGCCACCACCAATCTGGCCACCTACCTCACGCTGATGGAACGCCACCTCGACGACGGCCAGATCGCCGAGACCGACCTCGCCGCCCGGCTGGACCGCGACCTGCGCCGACTGGGCACCACCAGCACCGAGCTCAGCGGGCTACAGCTGATCAAACTCTGGGCGTCGCAAGGCTGGCTGCACCGGGTGTCCGAGCAGATCGGCGGCCGATCGCGCAACGTCTGTTCGCTGACCCCGGACGCCCGGACCGCGCTCGATCTCGCTCGACGGATGCGACGCGAGGACACCGTGGCCACCGGCGGCTCGATCGCCGGGATCGCTGCCGGGCTCAAACGGGTGGCGGTACAGGTCGGCGCCGATCCGCAGCAGATCCGCGAAGAGCTGACCGAACAGATCGAGATCCTGACCGCGCAGCTCGCCGAACTCGATTCCGGACGACGACCGGAACCGAACCTGATCGATGTCGAGGACGACGCCCGCACCCTGGCAATGCAGATGGAACAGGTGATCACCGACATCGGTCGCTACAGCGACATGCTCAACCGGGTCACCAGCCGGCTGCTCGACGAACACGGCGACACCGACAGCGGCTACCGAGACCGGCAACGCCGACTGTTCGACGACTACGACCAGCTGTTCGCCTCCCGCGAGCGCAACTCCTACACCGCGTTCACCCGGATGATCCACGATCCGCGGCAGCGAACCCGGATGACCGGGGACATCGCCACGATCACCGCGGCGCTGACCGAGTTGGACCCCGAGCTGCGGCAGGTGATGCTCGGCTTCTTCCGCCGGGTCGCTCAACAGATCGACGAGGTCGGCCGCACCGACCAACGCTGCGCCCAACGGATCAAACGATTCGTCGCGGCGGGAACGCTGGAACACAACCGCGGGGTGGCCCGGCAGATCAACGACGCACTCGCCGCCGCCGGCGAGTTGCTGAACGTCTCGCTGGCCGATTCCCGACTGGATTGGAGCGTGCCGCTGGCCCGGCCCGCCATCACCTCGATCGGCGCCGTGACCTTTCGGATTCGGGATGCGGCGCCACCGCTGCCGGCCGAGTCCGAGACCACCGAGGTCGACCTGGCCGGCTTTGCGGCGATGGGCACCCAGGTCGATGTGACCGCGCTCGCCGGCCTGGTCGACGCAGCGCTCGCCACCGGACCGCTGTCGCTGCCGGATGCCGTCGGATTGCTCGATACCGCGTACTTCGCCGACCTGATCGTCCTGTGGTCGTGGGCCGCCGCCCAGTCCGAACCGGGCCGGTCGGTGCCCTCGGTGCCGGTGCGGTTCACCTCGACCGACGGTGTCGATCGACGCATCGACCTGCCGGCATTGAGCTTCACCCGTCCCGTCGCCGACCGCGGTGAGGCCGAGACATGA